A genome region from Rhodanobacter thiooxydans includes the following:
- a CDS encoding IS4 family transposase, whose translation MTTTLQAQLDAVGELSAEAFDRFSQLIPAAWIEQALQATGTASLRRRRLPAERLIWLVIGLALFRNEPIWHIVRQLGLALGTEAQVVPVPSAAAQGRQRLGEAPLAHLFDQISRAWCTTPLPAAGRFQGLRLLAVDGVVWSTPDTAGHREVFGGGRSQHGDGSWPQVRAVCLMEVHTHLIRAAAFGAYTTGELSYAQNLMAAAPDESLTIFDRAYYSAAFLLAWQRAGKQRHWLMRAKSSLRYEVLHPLGEGDAWVRLPVSPQARRQHPELPAFWEARLIVCSSGRRYLTSLADPARYPAEQVATCYRERWEIELGFRDIKQGMQANDTVLRSKRPELVRQEIWGLLIAYNLLRWEMHQTADALGVPPARLSFQGFTRAIVAELRHAPLETPGAFPKRLARLRQQARVYLLPPRRRRSCPREVKRRPHKYPTKNASQLN comes from the coding sequence TTGACCACCACTCTGCAAGCCCAACTCGATGCGGTAGGCGAGCTGTCGGCGGAGGCGTTCGATCGCTTCAGTCAGCTCATTCCGGCCGCCTGGATCGAGCAGGCCCTGCAAGCGACCGGTACCGCGTCCCTGCGCCGTCGTCGCCTGCCCGCCGAGCGACTGATCTGGCTGGTCATCGGGCTGGCGCTGTTTCGCAACGAACCGATCTGGCACATCGTGCGTCAGTTGGGCTTGGCGTTGGGTACTGAGGCGCAAGTCGTGCCCGTACCGAGTGCGGCTGCCCAAGGGCGGCAGCGCCTGGGCGAAGCACCACTGGCGCACTTGTTCGACCAGATCAGCCGTGCGTGGTGCACCACGCCGCTGCCGGCCGCCGGCCGCTTCCAGGGACTTCGCCTGTTGGCGGTCGATGGCGTGGTGTGGTCGACGCCCGATACCGCCGGGCATCGCGAGGTCTTCGGTGGCGGGCGCTCGCAGCATGGCGACGGGAGTTGGCCGCAGGTGCGCGCCGTGTGCCTGATGGAGGTCCATACGCACCTGATCCGGGCCGCCGCTTTCGGGGCGTACACCACCGGCGAGCTCAGCTATGCCCAGAACCTGATGGCCGCGGCCCCCGATGAGTCGCTGACGATCTTCGATCGCGCCTACTACTCGGCCGCCTTCCTGCTGGCGTGGCAGCGCGCGGGAAAGCAGCGGCACTGGTTGATGCGGGCCAAGTCCTCGTTACGTTACGAGGTGCTCCACCCGCTCGGGGAAGGCGATGCGTGGGTGCGCCTGCCGGTCTCGCCGCAGGCGCGCCGCCAGCATCCGGAGCTGCCGGCATTCTGGGAAGCCCGGTTGATCGTCTGCTCGTCCGGCCGGCGCTATCTGACCTCACTGGCCGATCCGGCCCGCTATCCGGCCGAGCAGGTGGCCACGTGCTATCGCGAACGCTGGGAGATCGAACTGGGCTTCCGGGATATCAAGCAGGGCATGCAAGCCAACGACACCGTCTTGCGCAGCAAGCGGCCGGAACTGGTGCGACAGGAAATCTGGGGCCTGCTGATTGCCTACAACCTGCTGCGCTGGGAAATGCACCAAACTGCCGATGCACTGGGCGTGCCGCCGGCCCGGCTCAGCTTCCAGGGCTTCACGCGCGCCATCGTCGCGGAGCTGCGCCATGCCCCGCTGGAAACCCCCGGCGCCTTTCCCAAACGGCTGGCCCGGCTCCGACAACAAGCCCGCGTCTACCTGTTGCCGCCGCGACGACGACGATCTTGCCCCCGTGAAGTCAAACGGCGACCCCACAAGTACCCCACGAAAAACGCCAGTCAGCTTAACTGA